From Actinomyces sp. oral taxon 171 str. F0337, one genomic window encodes:
- a CDS encoding Rossmann-like domain-containing protein translates to MSQPWEIYDALLDGLPEDVVVRTAGQGPRWSRVLNSAGGVGAAWTMDVRSRPALSDDGPLDGRPLRDVGALVKSWNLAEASIGQAAINSWYSREETAAANGFEPTGEGLTWRQVFDPYQEMIVGKRVAVIGHFPFAEAALAGAGEYICLERNLQPGDWPDSACEYVLPECDLVFISSSSFVNKTAPRLIELSRDAHTVLVGPSTPLNPVLLDYGVDTITGFVAARSLGDPASLAEMVPAGDIGPGFRVHRHRD, encoded by the coding sequence ATGTCACAGCCATGGGAGATCTACGACGCGCTTCTAGACGGACTGCCTGAGGACGTCGTCGTGCGGACGGCGGGCCAGGGGCCCCGCTGGAGCCGTGTCCTCAACTCCGCCGGAGGTGTCGGCGCGGCCTGGACCATGGATGTGCGCAGCCGCCCGGCCCTCAGCGATGACGGGCCGCTCGACGGGCGACCGCTGCGCGACGTCGGCGCCCTGGTGAAGTCCTGGAACCTGGCTGAGGCCAGCATCGGTCAGGCCGCCATCAACTCCTGGTACTCGCGGGAGGAGACGGCCGCAGCCAACGGTTTCGAGCCCACCGGGGAGGGGCTGACCTGGCGTCAGGTCTTCGACCCCTACCAGGAGATGATCGTCGGCAAGAGGGTCGCCGTCATTGGGCACTTCCCCTTCGCTGAGGCCGCCCTGGCCGGCGCCGGTGAGTACATCTGCCTTGAGCGCAACCTTCAGCCCGGCGACTGGCCGGACAGCGCCTGCGAGTACGTCCTGCCCGAGTGCGATCTCGTCTTCATCTCCTCATCGAGCTTCGTCAACAAGACCGCGCCGCGCCTCATCGAGCTCTCCCGCGACGCGCACACCGTCCTGGTCGGTCCGTCGACGCCGCTCAACCCGGTTCTCCTCGACTACGGCGTGGACACCATCACCGGTTTCGTCGCGGCGAGGTCGCTCGGCGACCCCGCCTCCCTGGCAGAGATGGTCCCGGCCGGCGACATCGGCCCCGGTTTCCGGGTTCACCGTCATCGGGACTGA
- a CDS encoding CshA/CshB family fibrillar adhesin-related protein, with product MIDWIDWTEMTNTVPGKGAAILPDGSTGVVWSTPTQVSGNMWRTSRCTVSNVRTTAVGRKESGLPTDRGLSVGYKPGSWRGDGLPHLYNDGTNYTAGTAKRPYVTSSNLPLGIANLQDSSTHQFQIDCSSYLVTSASKPAKSQLESLPNKVEVPMEGMVFADAESSSWHNPHGQKEYISVSPLPYVSDQAVSFRLLESTRTEGCTTNSWVGKVTVSTPFGYRSGLKFRPDNAECSSFFNPGYGPSSVMLLSNTRSGYVEIHGGGKGAVALGIVSYMDYGDAPESYGTAGSVFQPAWNGGELSNNGDRNITYGDTPYEGDPGDWYNLSQAADQGRVATTNSAVVRLGSLTDHNSSIPHTTDASGDDTADIDDEDALPASWDRVIWTDIGKKWSQEITCSGNQTKVAGWVDWNRDGTFSAGERSEVTSCSDEGTATLTWTVPDDAKRSTINGNGAATFMRLRITGNLANGQAAEDPQPTGIALNGEVEDHQVQVQLPNLTMVKQVDNTAAGSLGLSANDWTLTASPKSGKTASGAGGFDAAYLPQGQTVLSESSSSPKAAGYKGTVTCVPHPKSDISVPVSTADAASKTLDLATGEWMQCTMVNTALPGQVVWSKVDEAGKPLAGTVFTLASTSLNGGQKEVADCVVAGGQATCPNGSVDQDPRAGFFRVSGLTWGDYSLTETQAPTGYHLSETTLTKTLDGSAPAAGKDDNTPTLDLGQVVNTRIKGSATWTKTDEGGHAIKGAQWSLIPLDSNGRPQPDRARTITDCVGTCAKGGLDTDTNPGGFNLVDLDYGSYQLIETKAPTGYVLDATPRTITISTQGQVAALGNISNRKSAVPAIPFTGGSAADSFLIGGGAVLGITALVMTIQAYRRRRALDS from the coding sequence GTGATCGACTGGATCGACTGGACCGAGATGACCAACACCGTGCCGGGTAAAGGCGCGGCGATCCTTCCTGATGGAAGCACCGGCGTGGTCTGGTCGACTCCGACACAGGTCTCCGGCAATATGTGGCGCACCAGTCGTTGCACCGTGTCCAACGTGCGAACCACTGCTGTAGGGAGAAAAGAGTCGGGTCTACCCACGGATCGGGGCCTGAGTGTCGGATACAAACCGGGTAGCTGGAGAGGAGACGGCCTGCCTCATCTTTATAATGACGGCACGAACTACACGGCCGGGACCGCCAAAAGGCCCTACGTGACCTCATCCAACCTCCCCCTGGGTATTGCCAACCTGCAGGACTCCTCAACCCATCAGTTCCAAATCGACTGCAGCTCCTACCTCGTCACCTCCGCCTCCAAACCCGCGAAGAGCCAGCTGGAAAGTCTCCCCAATAAGGTGGAGGTTCCCATGGAGGGCATGGTTTTCGCCGATGCGGAGTCCTCGAGCTGGCACAACCCGCACGGCCAGAAGGAGTACATCTCTGTTTCCCCGCTTCCCTACGTCTCCGACCAGGCCGTTTCCTTCCGTCTGCTGGAGAGCACCCGGACAGAAGGGTGCACAACGAACTCCTGGGTGGGCAAAGTTACCGTCTCCACGCCTTTCGGCTACAGGTCGGGCTTGAAGTTCCGCCCGGACAACGCCGAGTGCAGCTCGTTCTTCAACCCGGGTTATGGCCCCTCCTCGGTCATGCTTCTGAGCAACACCCGTAGTGGCTACGTTGAGATCCACGGAGGCGGTAAGGGCGCCGTCGCCCTCGGCATCGTCTCCTACATGGACTACGGCGACGCACCTGAGAGCTACGGCACCGCCGGCAGCGTGTTCCAGCCCGCATGGAACGGCGGGGAGCTGTCTAACAACGGAGACCGCAACATCACCTACGGTGATACCCCGTACGAGGGCGACCCCGGCGATTGGTACAACCTGAGTCAGGCCGCGGATCAAGGGCGCGTGGCCACCACCAATTCCGCAGTCGTGCGCCTGGGCTCCCTGACGGACCACAACAGCAGCATCCCCCACACCACTGACGCCTCAGGCGACGATACTGCCGATATCGATGACGAGGACGCCCTCCCTGCCAGTTGGGACCGCGTCATCTGGACCGATATCGGCAAGAAGTGGAGCCAGGAGATCACCTGCTCGGGCAACCAGACCAAGGTTGCCGGCTGGGTGGACTGGAACCGGGACGGCACCTTCTCCGCCGGTGAGCGCTCCGAGGTGACCTCCTGCTCCGACGAGGGCACGGCCACCCTGACCTGGACCGTCCCCGACGATGCCAAGCGGAGCACCATCAACGGAAACGGTGCAGCCACCTTCATGCGTCTGCGCATCACCGGCAACCTGGCCAACGGTCAGGCGGCTGAGGACCCTCAGCCCACCGGTATCGCACTCAATGGCGAGGTCGAGGACCACCAGGTGCAGGTCCAGCTGCCCAACCTGACCATGGTCAAGCAGGTGGATAACACCGCGGCCGGGTCCCTGGGCCTGTCCGCCAACGACTGGACGCTCACCGCCTCTCCCAAGAGCGGTAAAACGGCCTCCGGGGCCGGCGGCTTCGACGCCGCCTACCTGCCCCAGGGCCAGACGGTTCTCTCCGAGTCCTCGTCGTCGCCCAAGGCCGCCGGGTATAAGGGCACCGTCACCTGCGTACCGCACCCGAAATCGGATATCAGTGTTCCGGTATCGACCGCCGACGCCGCCTCGAAGACCCTGGACCTGGCCACCGGCGAGTGGATGCAGTGCACGATGGTCAACACGGCACTGCCCGGGCAGGTCGTCTGGAGCAAGGTTGACGAGGCCGGCAAGCCCCTGGCAGGGACCGTCTTCACGCTGGCCTCGACATCACTGAACGGCGGCCAGAAGGAGGTGGCGGACTGTGTCGTCGCCGGTGGCCAGGCCACGTGCCCCAATGGCTCGGTCGACCAGGACCCCCGTGCCGGGTTCTTCAGGGTCTCTGGGCTGACCTGGGGCGATTACTCCCTCACCGAGACTCAGGCACCGACCGGCTATCACCTCTCTGAGACAACCCTGACCAAGACCCTGGACGGGTCAGCACCCGCTGCCGGTAAGGACGACAACACCCCCACCCTCGACCTGGGGCAGGTCGTCAACACTCGGATCAAGGGGTCGGCCACCTGGACCAAGACCGATGAAGGCGGCCACGCCATCAAGGGCGCCCAGTGGTCGCTGATTCCCCTTGACTCCAACGGCAGGCCCCAGCCGGACCGGGCCCGCACCATCACCGACTGCGTGGGCACCTGCGCCAAGGGGGGCCTGGACACCGACACGAACCCCGGGGGATTCAATCTGGTGGACCTGGACTACGGCTCCTACCAGCTCATTGAGACCAAGGCGCCGACCGGCTACGTCCTGGACGCCACCCCACGCACCATCACCATCTCCACTCAGGGCCAGGTCGCAGCGCTGGGCAACATTTCCAACCGCAAGTCGGCGGTCCCCGCCATCCCCTTCACCGGAGGAAGCGCTGCTGACAGCTTCCTCATCGGCGGAGGGGCGGTACTGGGGATCACCGCACTGGTCATGACGATCCAGGCCTACCGACGCCGTCGAGCCCTGGACTCCTGA
- a CDS encoding rhomboid family intramembrane serine protease → MTSKNSFAQQAPPVCPRHPDTVAYVRCQRCDRPTCPACQVPSSVGVHCVDCARRSQAGHRQPRTLLGGNMVSDALVTKILIGLCVIVYALQILVPGLAAQSLELRLGFMPVVAAQEPWRFLTTAFLHADYMHIGFNMLTLWVLGRTLEPLLGRWRFTSIYLLSALGGSTMIYWLSWPGTESWLTLTVGASGAVFGLFSAMFIVQRRFGRDTSGIMALVGINAVVSVLGANISWQGHLGGLLVGGIVSAIYAWAPRGKRKAVGIVGTIVVVIALVALNLLRAFLV, encoded by the coding sequence ATGACCTCGAAGAACTCGTTCGCGCAGCAGGCACCACCGGTGTGCCCGCGGCACCCGGACACGGTGGCCTACGTGCGCTGCCAGCGCTGCGACCGACCCACCTGTCCCGCCTGCCAGGTGCCCAGCTCCGTGGGGGTGCACTGCGTGGACTGCGCTCGTCGGTCGCAGGCCGGTCATCGCCAGCCGCGCACGCTGCTGGGTGGGAATATGGTCTCCGATGCTCTCGTCACCAAGATCCTCATCGGTCTGTGCGTCATCGTCTACGCGCTTCAGATCCTGGTGCCCGGCCTGGCGGCGCAGTCGCTGGAGCTCCGGCTGGGCTTCATGCCGGTGGTGGCAGCCCAGGAGCCCTGGCGGTTCCTGACCACCGCCTTCCTCCACGCGGACTACATGCACATCGGCTTCAACATGTTGACTCTGTGGGTGCTGGGCCGCACCCTTGAGCCGCTGCTCGGGCGGTGGCGCTTCACCAGCATCTACCTGCTCAGCGCCCTGGGCGGCTCGACAATGATCTACTGGCTCTCCTGGCCGGGTACCGAGTCCTGGCTCACGCTGACGGTGGGCGCCTCGGGAGCGGTCTTCGGCCTGTTCTCCGCCATGTTCATCGTGCAGCGGCGCTTTGGAAGAGACACCTCGGGGATCATGGCGCTGGTCGGGATCAACGCCGTCGTCTCCGTCCTGGGCGCCAACATCTCCTGGCAGGGGCACCTCGGTGGACTCCTCGTCGGAGGGATCGTCTCAGCGATCTACGCCTGGGCTCCTCGCGGGAAGCGGAAAGCCGTGGGGATCGTCGGAACGATCGTGGTCGTGATCGCTCTCGTGGCGCTCAATCTCCTTCGGGCCTTCCTCGTCTGA
- a CDS encoding peptidylprolyl isomerase yields MEATLHTNLGDIRLELYPEQAPETVSNFVGLATGQKAWTDPRTGEESHAPLYDNVIFHRVIPGFMIQGGDPLGDGTGGPGYVFDDEIDASLTFAAPYVLAMANAGRRLGKGTNGSQFFITTAPTEWLQGKHTIFGAVTDEASRAVVDAISGVETDPRDRPVQDVIITSVDITE; encoded by the coding sequence ATGGAAGCGACTCTTCACACCAACCTCGGTGATATCCGCCTGGAGCTCTACCCCGAGCAGGCTCCCGAGACCGTCTCCAACTTCGTGGGGTTGGCCACTGGCCAGAAGGCATGGACGGACCCTCGCACCGGCGAGGAGTCCCACGCCCCGCTGTACGACAACGTCATCTTTCACCGCGTCATCCCCGGCTTCATGATCCAGGGCGGTGACCCGCTGGGTGACGGCACCGGAGGCCCCGGCTACGTCTTCGACGACGAGATCGACGCCTCTCTGACCTTCGCCGCCCCCTACGTCCTGGCCATGGCCAACGCCGGTCGCCGCCTGGGCAAGGGCACCAACGGCTCGCAGTTCTTCATCACCACCGCCCCCACCGAGTGGCTCCAGGGCAAGCACACGATCTTCGGTGCCGTCACGGACGAGGCCTCCCGCGCCGTCGTCGACGCGATCTCCGGTGTGGAGACCGACCCGCGCGACCGCCCGGTGCAGGATGTCATCATCACCTCGGTGGACATCACCGAGTAG